A region of Ignavibacteria bacterium DNA encodes the following proteins:
- a CDS encoding tetratricopeptide repeat protein: protein MPLRTFITSRITLSKILFLIFLALVIVSCSKSTEELKQESEKLFSQASDLYSRGYFQQSEKYFHRLLEIDLELKNSQRIPNIYIYIGLIKFNRGDFEGAKKYYTSAEIEFRKQFNKKGESLALNNLAGVQATLGMYDSSEITYKKVLSLSLLSADKEAEAIAHVNLASLYKEIYKTSEALKQYQKAFESYTVLDDYRGKVYVANRIGELHLHSGNQLAALESFEFAIGLNAKVNSDYLSSSIFNNIGLAYFHQKKFLLAFESFKTAIEKNRSAERDEYLEIILQINLGDAAFELNQYSKAREYYISALTVAELSYYKYLAPYVQLKVGKCDQKLSELFNDGSSNSSAEMYFNYALERFTESKNIEGQKSAISRLLNLYQNIGTSEKIFALLKLYNELNPYAPWRFKEWSYHIAKNFENDNSIDIIKAFFMKKDLNAAYKTLSIEKLSQLRRWFMKFNDFSFLNKEESGIVISLKNELHRIENYHELLIKELSLPTAQRDDNKIELLEDEIDNSDEKINELKNELKSKNGKKYSLLLDLTYNPLEATSSIDSKKIYIEIVPTEKELMIFLISKFGIEMSKQNITRDDFEFLSADLSRNFQAYSIQEFKKISGRLFSAVFGNIKKKISGYKNVNFILNDYSSNFYPHLLYSTDDEKYFCRMVNVSYSAGLFSDEKNNSSGSVVFSSEINLTKHNDELKSLNSAELDYQQFNKSSLEPDKVKNVFVFASLILNSNNPNSSYIELNPDTIIDIEGQLSLSKFMSIGSENSYISDNYSDELLGVRNFFSLYNLLKGKSVIFPLIKKEKESSKFFLYNYARGLKNNEREEAFYSTIKLMMENPKYSHQRFWGNYFFMSN, encoded by the coding sequence ATGCCTTTAAGAACATTCATAACTTCGAGAATTACTTTAAGTAAAATCCTTTTTTTGATATTCCTTGCTCTAGTGATTGTTTCATGCTCCAAATCAACAGAAGAGTTGAAACAAGAATCTGAGAAACTTTTCAGTCAAGCATCGGATTTGTACAGCAGAGGATATTTTCAACAGTCTGAAAAATATTTTCATAGATTACTTGAAATCGATCTTGAACTTAAGAATTCCCAAAGAATACCAAACATTTATATTTATATAGGATTAATTAAATTCAATCGGGGCGATTTCGAGGGGGCTAAAAAATATTACACTTCAGCAGAGATTGAATTCCGAAAACAATTTAATAAAAAAGGAGAATCTCTCGCATTAAATAATCTTGCCGGTGTACAAGCAACTCTTGGAATGTATGATTCTTCTGAAATTACGTATAAAAAAGTTTTGTCGCTGAGTTTACTTTCGGCAGATAAAGAAGCAGAGGCAATCGCGCATGTAAATCTGGCATCGCTATATAAAGAAATTTATAAAACAAGCGAAGCGTTGAAACAATATCAAAAGGCATTTGAATCTTATACTGTTTTAGATGACTATCGAGGTAAAGTTTATGTGGCAAACAGAATTGGTGAGCTTCATCTTCATTCAGGTAATCAGTTGGCAGCACTCGAATCATTTGAATTTGCAATTGGGCTTAATGCCAAGGTAAACTCGGATTATTTATCATCTTCGATTTTCAACAATATTGGATTAGCATATTTTCACCAAAAGAAATTTTTACTTGCATTTGAATCATTCAAAACAGCAATTGAAAAAAATAGATCTGCTGAGAGGGACGAATATCTCGAAATCATTTTGCAAATTAATCTTGGTGATGCAGCATTTGAATTAAACCAGTATTCGAAAGCAAGAGAATATTATATCTCTGCATTAACTGTAGCTGAGCTAAGCTATTATAAATATTTAGCACCGTATGTTCAATTGAAAGTTGGAAAATGCGATCAGAAGCTGAGTGAACTATTTAATGATGGCAGTTCAAATTCATCCGCAGAGATGTACTTTAACTACGCGCTTGAACGCTTCACGGAATCTAAAAATATCGAGGGGCAAAAATCTGCAATATCACGGCTCTTGAATCTATATCAGAATATTGGAACGTCCGAAAAAATATTTGCGTTGTTAAAATTATATAATGAGTTAAATCCATACGCTCCTTGGAGATTTAAAGAGTGGTCGTATCACATAGCGAAAAATTTTGAAAACGATAATTCAATAGACATTATTAAAGCGTTCTTCATGAAAAAAGATTTGAATGCAGCTTATAAAACTTTATCGATCGAAAAATTATCACAGTTAAGGCGATGGTTCATGAAATTTAATGACTTCTCGTTTCTCAATAAGGAAGAATCGGGTATTGTTATCTCACTGAAAAACGAACTGCACAGAATTGAAAACTATCATGAACTGTTAATTAAAGAATTATCACTTCCCACTGCTCAACGAGACGATAATAAAATAGAGCTTCTGGAAGATGAAATTGATAATTCAGATGAGAAAATAAATGAACTTAAAAATGAGCTTAAATCGAAAAATGGAAAAAAATATTCGTTACTTTTAGATCTTACGTACAATCCTCTGGAAGCTACTTCGTCCATAGATTCAAAAAAAATATACATTGAAATTGTGCCAACTGAAAAAGAGCTTATGATATTCTTAATCTCAAAATTTGGAATTGAAATGAGTAAACAAAATATTACTAGAGATGATTTCGAGTTTCTTTCAGCAGATTTATCTCGAAACTTTCAGGCATATTCTATCCAAGAATTTAAAAAAATTTCCGGAAGACTTTTCAGTGCTGTATTTGGAAATATCAAGAAAAAAATTTCCGGCTACAAAAACGTTAACTTCATTCTGAATGATTATTCTTCTAACTTTTATCCGCATTTGTTGTATTCTACGGATGATGAAAAATATTTTTGCCGAATGGTCAACGTAAGCTATAGCGCTGGACTATTTTCAGATGAAAAAAATAATTCAAGCGGCTCAGTTGTGTTCAGCAGCGAAATAAATTTAACTAAGCATAATGACGAGTTGAAATCCCTAAATTCTGCAGAGCTTGATTACCAGCAATTTAACAAAAGCTCATTAGAACCTGATAAAGTTAAGAACGTATTTGTTTTTGCGAGTCTGATCTTGAATTCAAATAATCCAAATTCTAGTTACATCGAATTAAATCCGGATACAATTATTGATATTGAGGGACAATTATCCCTCAGTAAATTTATGAGTATAGGATCTGAAAACAGTTATATTTCTGATAATTATTCAGATGAATTATTGGGTGTGAGAAATTTCTTTTCTTTGTACAATTTATTGAAAGGAAAGAGTGTGATTTTCCCCCTCATAAAAAAAGAGAAAGAATCTTCCAAATTCTTTTTGTATAATTATGCCAGAGGGTTGAAGAATAATGAGAGAGAGGAAGCTTTTTATAGCACAATAAAACTTATGATGGAAAATCCAAAATATTCTCATCAACGATTTTGGGGAAATTATTTCTTCATGAGTAATTGA
- a CDS encoding phosphoribosylformylglycinamidine cyclo-ligase, translated as MKAYEKSGVNIQKAEELVSKIKIHAKSTFTSNVLSEIGHFGGFFDARFEEYNEPVLISSVDGVGTKLKIAINANRHDTIGQDLVNHCVDDILCAGAKPLFFLDYLAFGKLNLEVAEQIINGFSTACRENGCALIGGETAEMPGLYAENEYDISGTIVGVVEKKKIIDGKRIQPGDVLIGLKSNGLHTNGYSLARKILLENFSLTDYLHELDSTLANELLKVHKSYLNTIFPLLGEFDIKGISHITGGGILGNTKRILPNELKLIIDWNSWERPAIFHLIQKTGNISEDEMREVFNLGIGMIIIISESEKSKLVSELNANGEVPVLIGRVE; from the coding sequence ATGAAAGCATACGAAAAATCTGGCGTAAATATTCAAAAAGCTGAAGAGCTTGTTAGTAAAATTAAAATTCATGCTAAGTCAACTTTTACCTCGAATGTTTTATCCGAAATCGGACACTTTGGCGGTTTCTTCGATGCACGCTTTGAGGAATACAATGAACCTGTTCTTATTTCGAGTGTTGATGGAGTTGGGACTAAATTAAAGATTGCAATTAATGCAAACCGTCACGATACGATTGGACAAGATTTAGTAAATCACTGTGTAGATGATATTTTATGTGCAGGTGCTAAACCTCTTTTCTTTCTCGATTATCTCGCATTTGGAAAGCTGAATCTTGAAGTTGCCGAGCAAATTATTAATGGATTTTCAACCGCATGCAGAGAAAATGGATGTGCACTAATCGGTGGAGAAACTGCAGAGATGCCAGGACTTTATGCTGAAAATGAATATGACATTTCTGGTACAATTGTGGGAGTTGTAGAAAAGAAAAAAATTATTGACGGTAAAAGAATTCAGCCTGGCGATGTGTTGATCGGACTGAAATCAAATGGACTTCATACAAACGGATATTCGCTCGCTCGAAAAATCCTTTTGGAGAATTTTTCTTTGACTGATTATTTACACGAACTTGATTCGACTTTAGCAAATGAGCTGCTAAAAGTTCACAAATCTTACCTAAACACAATCTTTCCATTACTTGGTGAATTTGATATAAAAGGAATTTCTCATATCACTGGAGGAGGAATTCTTGGAAATACTAAAAGGATTCTGCCAAACGAATTAAAATTAATTATTGATTGGAATAGCTGGGAGAGACCTGCGATCTTCCATCTTATACAAAAAACCGGTAATATCAGCGAAGATGAAATGCGAGAGGTGTTTAATCTTGGAATCGGAATGATTATCATTATCTCAGAGAGTGAAAAAAGTAAATTAGTATCAGAATTAAATGCAAATGGGGAAGTTCCTGTTTTGATTGGAAGAGTTGAATGA
- a CDS encoding PAS domain S-box protein, whose amino-acid sequence MESAEKNIYAPVETTPLISILKSLPDVIWSYSPIENRLIFISPSCEKLLGYSSTEFYNNNSLWKSILVDEDVNKRKSAMLQINEEKVVVETNYRIRTKTGEMKWIKDIFVPVIDENDSLIRVDGIIKDITEVIEKENKFKRIFNLSSNLMFFIDLRGKEFYFENVNRQFRKLLRYSPIELTSVPLKNFDDEIIRAIIHNSNTCMREGKEIRFEFELNDNSNPKNFLFTLTPFYHSQDDISKLIGTGEDITELKAGENRLKKLNEDKNRLLSIVSHDLKSPFNTMLGFIELLSNDIELEETEKSDYLRFLYESSKRQVELINDLLDWSKVESGLLEFSPRYLSLRKIIDKVLMSYKGQAFQKKIEFEVNIDKHIHLFFDKNYSKVVISNLISNAIKFSHKNGKIIILAEDDDEFIKLKIQDFGIGISERYLKNLFVSKENHSRTGTAGEKGTGLGLKLCYDIMTSNHGQLLVNSSSNEGTTVKLEFLKPKTNILYFDDHNSTGELKKFANSLLPESYVFVTSDIFEASKYSEEFNVHLAFINLDVIRNFQIVFLLKVFNHLLSSQTPLIGLAENVNDDFTSLMEILPIQKIIPSHSNISDIISLIN is encoded by the coding sequence TTGGAATCTGCTGAAAAAAATATCTACGCACCGGTAGAAACAACTCCTCTAATTAGCATCTTAAAATCTCTTCCGGATGTAATTTGGTCTTATTCACCAATTGAGAATAGGCTGATTTTTATAAGTCCTTCTTGCGAAAAGCTCTTGGGATATTCCTCAACCGAATTTTATAATAATAATTCACTTTGGAAGTCAATTCTCGTTGATGAAGATGTTAATAAACGCAAATCCGCTATGCTTCAAATCAATGAAGAAAAAGTTGTAGTGGAAACAAATTATCGAATCCGAACCAAGACCGGTGAAATGAAATGGATTAAAGATATTTTTGTGCCAGTGATAGATGAAAATGATTCCTTAATTCGAGTTGATGGAATAATCAAAGACATTACAGAAGTCATTGAGAAAGAAAATAAATTCAAGCGGATTTTTAATCTTTCATCGAATCTGATGTTTTTTATCGATTTGAGGGGTAAAGAATTTTATTTTGAAAACGTGAATCGTCAGTTTAGAAAACTATTAAGATACAGTCCAATTGAGTTGACATCAGTACCGCTTAAAAATTTTGATGACGAAATTATCAGAGCGATAATTCATAATTCAAACACGTGCATGCGCGAGGGGAAGGAAATCAGGTTTGAGTTTGAATTAAATGACAATTCAAATCCGAAAAACTTCCTTTTCACTCTTACACCTTTTTATCATTCACAAGATGATATTTCTAAATTAATTGGAACCGGTGAAGATATTACCGAACTCAAAGCCGGAGAAAACCGACTTAAAAAACTTAACGAAGATAAAAATCGACTTTTATCAATCGTTTCGCATGATCTTAAATCTCCTTTTAATACTATGCTTGGATTCATCGAATTATTATCAAACGATATTGAATTAGAGGAGACTGAAAAATCTGATTATCTACGATTCCTTTATGAATCTTCAAAACGGCAAGTGGAACTCATAAATGATTTGCTCGATTGGTCAAAAGTTGAATCAGGTTTACTCGAGTTCTCGCCGAGATATCTTTCTCTTAGAAAAATAATTGATAAAGTCTTAATGAGCTACAAAGGACAGGCATTCCAAAAGAAAATCGAATTTGAAGTAAACATTGATAAACACATCCATCTTTTTTTCGATAAGAATTATTCCAAAGTAGTCATTTCGAATTTAATCTCTAATGCTATCAAATTCTCTCACAAAAATGGTAAAATCATCATTTTAGCTGAGGATGATGATGAATTTATTAAGCTTAAAATTCAAGATTTTGGAATTGGTATTTCTGAAAGATATTTGAAAAATTTATTCGTTTCAAAAGAAAATCATTCGAGAACTGGAACTGCTGGAGAAAAAGGGACCGGACTTGGATTGAAGTTATGTTATGATATAATGACAAGCAACCATGGACAGCTTTTAGTCAATTCATCTTCGAATGAAGGAACTACAGTTAAGCTGGAATTTCTGAAACCCAAAACCAATATTTTGTATTTCGATGATCATAATTCCACAGGTGAATTAAAGAAATTCGCCAACTCGCTCTTACCTGAAAGTTATGTGTTTGTCACATCGGATATTTTCGAAGCAAGTAAATATTCAGAGGAATTTAATGTCCATCTTGCATTTATTAATCTAGATGTGATAAGAAATTTTCAAATTGTTTTTCTTTTGAAAGTATTTAATCACCTATTAAGTTCACAGACACCACTGATTGGTCTTGCAGAAAATGTTAATGACGACTTTACATCGCTCATGGAGATTCTGCCAATTCAAAAAATCATTCCATCTCATAGCAATATTTCTGATATCATCTCGCTCATAAACTAA
- a CDS encoding glycosyltransferase family 2 protein: MDLTLLLIELFLLIIFTYSIALALMSLLFGRTDSEKIALFVEKFAIIIPSYKEGGVLLHNVESIKKQNYPSDKYEIFIINDRCELSVIEKLRSTGVKIIDVEFNRSSKVKSLHAAEKYIGDEFDSVIVLDADNLIHPNFLDEINLSLVNGNKIVQGKRIAKNLETNFSRLDSLTDTFYNFLDRYSPNRLKLSATISGSGFAVKKDLFFSVLKEINVFGGFDKAMQMILICSGYRIKFSPNALVYDEKVSTSAEFIKQRRRWLFAHAKMIFKHSISIMRSLLTDFNLDKLNLLFIQLRPPLTTIILFTLSFILYNFISGFYIMALLWLSVLISYGFFLILTMILDKSNIKIYFTLFTTPILFANHFLSLFGIYKASGDSLHTSHSSLRKIEEILSVEKR, from the coding sequence ATGGATTTAACATTACTACTTATAGAACTTTTTCTTTTGATAATTTTTACTTACTCAATTGCATTAGCTTTAATGTCATTGCTTTTCGGTCGAACTGATTCAGAAAAAATTGCACTCTTTGTAGAAAAATTTGCAATCATAATTCCATCTTATAAAGAAGGAGGAGTACTGTTACACAACGTCGAGTCAATAAAGAAGCAAAATTATCCCTCTGATAAGTATGAAATTTTTATTATTAACGATAGATGTGAATTATCAGTTATTGAAAAGCTTAGAAGTACCGGAGTAAAAATTATCGATGTGGAATTTAATAGAAGCTCAAAAGTTAAATCGCTTCATGCAGCAGAAAAATACATTGGGGACGAATTCGACTCAGTCATAGTTTTAGATGCAGACAATTTAATTCATCCTAACTTTTTAGATGAAATTAATTTAAGTCTTGTTAACGGAAACAAAATAGTCCAAGGAAAAAGAATTGCAAAAAATCTTGAGACAAATTTCTCTCGGCTGGATTCCCTGACAGATACGTTTTATAATTTTCTTGATAGATATAGTCCTAATAGATTAAAGCTATCTGCAACAATAAGTGGATCAGGATTTGCGGTTAAGAAAGATTTATTTTTTTCCGTGCTCAAAGAAATAAACGTTTTTGGCGGATTCGACAAAGCGATGCAAATGATTTTAATCTGCAGTGGTTATCGCATTAAATTTAGTCCCAATGCTTTAGTATACGATGAGAAAGTTTCTACCTCTGCGGAATTCATAAAACAAAGAAGACGCTGGTTGTTTGCTCATGCAAAAATGATCTTTAAACATTCAATTAGCATCATGAGATCTTTGCTAACTGATTTTAACCTTGATAAACTTAATCTTTTGTTTATTCAATTAAGACCGCCGCTAACCACTATCATTTTATTCACCCTTTCATTTATTTTATATAATTTTATTTCAGGCTTTTACATTATGGCCTTGCTGTGGTTGAGTGTATTAATTTCTTATGGTTTTTTTCTAATCCTAACAATGATTTTAGACAAGTCAAATATTAAAATTTATTTCACACTATTTACGACGCCAATTCTTTTTGCGAATCACTTTCTCTCATTATTTGGAATTTACAAAGCATCAGGTGATTCACTTCATACGTCCCACTCATCTTTGAGGAAAATTGAAGAAATTTTATCCGTGGAGAAGCGTTGA